The following DNA comes from Spirulina major PCC 6313.
CACGGGTCTGGCCTCACCGCGATCCGCACTGCCCTCGCCCATGATGTGGCACTGCAAGAGTTGGCGCGATCGCCCCTGATGCTCAGCATCATCACCCTCGCCTATCGCGATCTGCCCACCGAACCACTCACCTACACCGATGCCCAAAGCCTCCGCACCCACCTGTTCAACACCTACATTGATCGGATGCTCCAGCGCGATCGCGATCGCACCTATTCCCCCCACCGCCTCCGCCGCAGTCTCCGCCGCCTCGCCCAACAACTGCAACGGGACTCTCAAACCATTTTCTTGATCGAACAAATGCAGCCCACCTGGTGCGACACGCCCCGCCGCCGCCGTTGCTACGCCTTGGGGGTGGGGTTCATCGGTAGCCTGATCGCGGGCATCGTCGCCGGGATTAACCTCGGCATTTTGATTAACCCCATCGCGGGCATTAAAGCCGGTTTAATTCTGGGCATCGGCGGCGGCCTAGTGCTAGGTATTACCTTCGGGGCGCAATTTCCCCCCATCGAACCCGTGGAAATGATTCGCTGGTCTGGGCGCAAAGCCCGCGCCAACCTCTGGCCCGGTCTGCGGATTGGGGGTCTTGTGATGGTGATTTCCATCCTGGCCTATGTGCTTTTTGGCTGGACGCTGGGCTGGACTCGTACGATCGCAGAAATCCTCCTCTATGGCTTCTGTGGCTTTGGCACGGGGATTATTTTCATCCTCCTCCAGGGCCTCACCGGGGGCAGCATTCCCACCAGCGTCACCCCTAATCAGGGCATTCAGCGATCGCTCCGCTACACCGCCTTTTTTGCCCTGATCGGCGTTGTCACCCTCACGATTCTCGCCGGGATGATCGGCCTGCCCCTCACCGTTGGGATGTTGATCGGATTCATTTTCGGCTGCGCCTCTCCCCCTGGCGTGGCCTGCATTCAACATTTCACCCTCCGCGTCATTCTCTATTTCGACGGCTCCCTCCCCTGGAACCTCGCCCATTTCCTCAACACCGCCACCCGTTTGATTCTGATGCAAAACGTCGGCGGCGGGTATATTTTCATTCACCGCCTCTTGCTCGAACATTTCGCCACCCTCCCAGATTAAGATCCGTGGATCAACTGTGAACCGCTCCGCTCCTGTCCGGTAGAATTTTTGGGTAATTCTGTGATGGGAGAGTGATCCGTATGCCTCGAATATTTGGGCTTTTGAAATGGGGATTGGTGGGAACTGTGGGCATTGTGGGGGGCCTGTGGGTGATTAATTTGCCCGTTCCTCCCCTGCGGCAAGCGATCGCCAAAACGGCCCCCATCTTGTTAACTCCCAGCTATTTCAATATGGATCGCAACTATCGAGCCGCGATCGCCAACGTCGAACAGTCCGATCAACTGATCAACCAAGCCACCAGCAGCGCCGATATTGAACTCGGAGCCGAAAAAGTCCAAGCCGCTCAAAAAAACTTAGATCAACTCCCGGTGTGGTTTTTGGGGTATCAACCCGTGCGCTATTGCCAATGGTTTAGCTGTGGTTGGCGGTTCACCGTGGATGAATTTCAACAGGCGCGGCAACGGGTAGGCCGAATGGATGCCCAGGTGTTTCAAGAACGCAACGCTTTCACCCAACTCCAACAGGCCGAAGCAAGCTTAAACGCAGCTAAAGCGCAACATCAACAGGCCACCGATGACACCCAACGCCAAGCTGCGATCGCAGCTTGGCAAAGCGCGATCGATCAACTCACCCAACTGCCCCCCACCACCCTCGCCGGACGCACCGCCCAAACCCAACTCACCGCCGCCCAACGAGATTTCCAAGCTGTCACCGGCCTCCAAGCCAGTGCCCAACAGACCAACACCCTGATCAGTGCGGCCAAAGCCTTTGGCAAACAAGCCGCCGAAGCCTCCCAAAATCCGCCCCACACCGTCACGGAATGGGACGCGGTGGCGAGCTTGTGGCGGAGTGCGATCGCGCAACTCCAGCGCGTCCAACCCGATGATGCAGGCTACACCGAAGCCCAAACCCTCAGCGCCCAATACCAAAGCAACCTCGGCCAAATCAACACCCGCAAACAAGCCGAACAAGCCGCCGTCCAAGCCCTCGAACGAGCGAACCGACAAATCACATCACTCCTCGCCTCCACCCCCAACGACGCGGCCCAAGTCAATCGACCCCAAACTGCTGCCCAAATTCAAAGCATCATCAACGAACTCGAAACCATCCAAACCGGAACCACCGTCCACCCCCAAGCCCAAGACCTCCTCAAATTTGCCAAAGCCAAACTCAACGAATTGCAGTGATCAACACATCCAGCCCAGCGATCAAAAAAAGGAAACGTTAATGGCGCTTCCTTCTGATGATTTGGTGAATGGGTCTCGCTCGTGAATTCGACGAGGATGTCTGAAACGTCAGAAATGATGCAATCAGCGCACCCTCAGCCCTCTAACTTAATCGTTTCAGACATCCTCTAAGCGTCGGAAGTGGGGGTCATGCGCAGCACCGAGGAGAGGTAGGCGACTAACAGACCGATGCTGAAGCCCATCACATTCCGGAAGATAGGGAGCCAATCGGAGGTGCGCGTTACCACTGGGCCAATGCCGAAGGCGATAAACAGAATGCCCCACAGCGGCGAAAAGATCAGCGCCCATTGCCAAGCAATGACCTGGCCTTCTTTGCGGGGCACAGCCGCTAAACCACAGATCACGCCGCCGAGAATTGAGGTGATCAGGGTGAGAATCCATTGTTCTTGGGGGAGGCCGGGAACCACATCACAGCCGCCGTCCTTGAGGCATTGGGTGACGGCACCGATCGCATGGACGATGGAATTATTCGCGCCGTTGTCCCGCACGTAGTAGAGGTTGCCGAAGCGGGTTTGCAGTTCAATCCAAAAGGTGCGGGGCAAGAATTCATAGACATCATCGCCAACACTGAAGGCGAGGAGGTTGCCCCCCCGTGAATCGGCGACGAGCAGGATGCTGTGGTCGTCTAACCCCCAGAAGGGAATGACGGCCCGGCCGGGGCTTTGGTCGTACTGGGTGAGGACGCGCACCTTCCAGCCGGTTTCGTTTTCAAAGGTTTCGAGGTCTTTGATCAGGCTGTCTTCCTGGAGGCTGGGGAGGAAGTTGGCGAGGTCAACGATGGGGGTTTCGGTGCTGGGGAGGAGTTCGGGGTTGTCGAAGGCTTGGGCGGGGGCTGCCATGAACCAGGTAGAGATGGCGAGGAGGCCGGCAAAAAGGGGAATTAAAATTCGTTGGGTTAAGCGATGTGCCATAGCGATCGGGAGGTTAGATTGCGACAGTGGACAAGACTATGATGATGAATGCGGTGTCTTAACTTTACAATTGTTAACCGTATTTTAAGAATAAATATGAAGATTAGCCAATTTTTAGGCGAGATTGGGGCGCGATCGCACCCGTACCTACCCCAAATCAGGGGCGATCGCACCCCGTCAAAATCGAGGGGAACGAACATCCTATGATAAAGGGATAAGATCAACACCCCCGCCTCAGCCAAGCGCCGAAAATCCATGCAATTCATTGACTACGCCGAAATTGAAATTAAAGCCGGAGACGGAGGGGATGGGATCGTTGCCTTTCGTCGTGAAAAGTACGTACCTGCGGGCGGCCCGGCGGGCGGGAATGGGGGGCGGGGCGGCTCCGTCTATCTCGAAGCAGCGGTTAATTTACAAACCCTGCTGGATTTTAAATATCTGCGCCTCTTCAAAGCCGACAGTGGCAAGCGGGGCGGCCCCAACAAACGCACCGGAGCCTCTGGGGATGACCTGATCATCCAAGTGCCCTGCGGCACGATGATCTACACCATTGACCCCGAAACGGAGGAAACCACGCTGATCGGGGATTTGGTGGAGGATGGGCAACGGCTCCGGGTGGCGGCTGGGGGCAAGGGCGGCCTGGGTAACCATTGTTTTCTCACCAACAGCAATCGCGCCCCTGAACTCGCCCTGCCGGGCCGCGAAGGGGAACAATGCCGCCTGCGGTTGGAATTGAAATTATTGGCCGAAGTGGGCTTAATCGGTCTCCCCAATGCCGGGAAATCCACCCTGATCGCCTCCCTCTCTTCCGCTCGTCCGAAAATCGCGGATTATCCCTTCACCACCTTGGTGCCGAATTTGGGGGTGGTGCGGCGGCCGACGGGGGATGGCACGGTGTTTGCGGATATTCCGGGGTTAATTGCGGGGGCCCATGCGGGGGTTGGGTTGGGTCATGATTTTCTGCGCCATATTGAGCGGACGCGGGTGTTGGTGCATTTGGTGGATGTGACGGCTCCTGATCCGGTGGCGGACTATCACACGATTCAGGATGAACTGACGGCCTATGGCCGGGGCTTGGGCGATCGCCCC
Coding sequences within:
- the obgE gene encoding GTPase ObgE, translating into MQFIDYAEIEIKAGDGGDGIVAFRREKYVPAGGPAGGNGGRGGSVYLEAAVNLQTLLDFKYLRLFKADSGKRGGPNKRTGASGDDLIIQVPCGTMIYTIDPETEETTLIGDLVEDGQRLRVAAGGKGGLGNHCFLTNSNRAPELALPGREGEQCRLRLELKLLAEVGLIGLPNAGKSTLIASLSSARPKIADYPFTTLVPNLGVVRRPTGDGTVFADIPGLIAGAHAGVGLGHDFLRHIERTRVLVHLVDVTAPDPVADYHTIQDELTAYGRGLGDRPQLLALNKIDAMDAEMSDFIRAEFAKVTTAPIFNISAVSQAGLDPLLHTLWEILDQAAAEAAEARLAAAREQARLNASAIAPAEPQV
- a CDS encoding TPM domain-containing protein — protein: MAHRLTQRILIPLFAGLLAISTWFMAAPAQAFDNPELLPSTETPIVDLANFLPSLQEDSLIKDLETFENETGWKVRVLTQYDQSPGRAVIPFWGLDDHSILLVADSRGGNLLAFSVGDDVYEFLPRTFWIELQTRFGNLYYVRDNGANNSIVHAIGAVTQCLKDGGCDVVPGLPQEQWILTLITSILGGVICGLAAVPRKEGQVIAWQWALIFSPLWGILFIAFGIGPVVTRTSDWLPIFRNVMGFSIGLLVAYLSSVLRMTPTSDA